From a region of the Halobacteriovorax sp. HLS genome:
- a CDS encoding ABC transporter substrate-binding protein, with the protein MSKLVFIFLLSSSINALTLNFAATEWCPYTCSKMPSQGIAVEYLKVVFKEVGVDIAVRILPWKRAINLVNRGELDGLLTAVESEAPSLVFTNQPTMTYRSCAFTDDPNVKKIQFKDIPNHVVGVLAGYSYGVEFDDFFLNNKNKTDSALVIKGNDGLDRLYRLLKKKRINFFLEEEKVARYSIKQTLYPVLCGKENPFYIGLSPKVIDVTDLISRLDAQLKKSGNKLNSILKKHGLN; encoded by the coding sequence ATGTCAAAATTGGTCTTTATATTTTTACTTTCTAGTTCGATAAACGCGCTCACATTAAATTTTGCTGCGACTGAATGGTGTCCTTATACCTGTTCTAAAATGCCATCTCAAGGTATTGCTGTAGAGTATTTAAAGGTGGTCTTTAAAGAAGTTGGAGTAGATATTGCGGTTCGAATCTTACCCTGGAAAAGAGCAATCAATTTAGTCAATCGCGGCGAACTTGATGGACTGTTAACAGCTGTCGAGTCTGAAGCCCCGTCACTTGTATTTACTAATCAACCAACAATGACCTATAGATCTTGTGCGTTTACTGACGATCCAAATGTTAAGAAAATTCAATTTAAAGATATTCCTAATCATGTAGTAGGGGTTCTTGCTGGCTATTCTTATGGAGTAGAGTTTGATGATTTCTTTTTGAACAATAAAAATAAAACCGACTCAGCTTTAGTAATTAAAGGCAATGATGGTCTAGATCGCTTGTATAGGCTATTAAAGAAAAAGAGAATTAACTTCTTTCTAGAAGAAGAAAAGGTTGCAAGATATTCCATTAAACAAACTCTCTACCCAGTACTATGTGGAAAAGAGAATCCTTTTTATATTGGATTGAGTCCAAAAGTAATTGATGTTACAGATCTTATTAGTAGACTTGATGCTCAGTTAAAGAAATCTGGCAACAAGCTAAATTCTATTTTGAAAAAGCATGGATTGAACTAA
- a CDS encoding DUF6868 family protein, whose amino-acid sequence MTYDLLVELFKWASIIAMTIYIWTAVMCIFANSFIFNIQKKMFNISKDTFDIIIYSYLGLFKIFLILFFIVPYISLLVVK is encoded by the coding sequence ATGACTTATGATCTTTTAGTTGAGCTATTTAAATGGGCCTCAATTATTGCGATGACCATTTATATATGGACAGCGGTAATGTGTATATTTGCGAACTCTTTTATTTTTAATATTCAAAAGAAAATGTTCAATATCTCTAAAGATACCTTTGATATAATTATCTATTCCTACTTAGGTTTATTTAAAATATTCCTAATTCTATTCTTTATTGTCCCATATATTTCTTTGTTGGTGGTTAAGTAA
- a CDS encoding class I SAM-dependent methyltransferase — MSHFNQAANNWDSQEKKDLMKTLAKSTIEKLSLSKKIDLLDVGCGTGLFCLEFLDYASSITGVDTSRGMLEVFDSKTKELPFVKSLELDLETKNLEEKFDLIISSMTFHHLDEPGKMLVKLAAMLKAGGKIAIVDLEEEDGSFHPRPKEMGVKHFGFSNETLKSWAQDINLNFSVCTINTKEKNGKEYNQFLAIYE; from the coding sequence ATGTCTCACTTTAATCAAGCTGCCAATAATTGGGACTCACAAGAAAAAAAAGATTTAATGAAAACTCTAGCAAAATCTACTATTGAAAAGCTCTCGCTTTCTAAGAAGATTGACTTACTGGATGTGGGTTGTGGAACAGGTCTTTTTTGTCTCGAATTTTTAGACTACGCTAGCAGTATTACTGGTGTAGATACCTCTAGGGGAATGCTAGAAGTATTTGATTCAAAAACTAAAGAGCTTCCATTTGTTAAATCGTTAGAGCTAGATTTAGAGACGAAAAACTTAGAGGAAAAATTTGATCTTATTATAAGCTCGATGACCTTTCATCACTTAGATGAACCTGGGAAAATGCTCGTAAAACTAGCGGCAATGTTAAAAGCGGGTGGAAAAATAGCGATTGTTGATTTAGAAGAAGAGGATGGTTCCTTTCACCCTAGGCCTAAAGAGATGGGGGTAAAACATTTTGGATTTTCTAATGAGACACTTAAGTCTTGGGCGCAAGACATAAATTTGAATTTTTCGGTCTGTACGATAAATACTAAAGAGAAGAATGGGAAAGAGTATAATCAGTTCTTAGCTATTTATGAATAA
- a CDS encoding NAD(P)H-dependent oxidoreductase, with translation MNIIEALNWRYATKEFDSTKKVSQKDLDTINESLRLTASSFGVQPWKFLVISNQEVKNSLLEHSWGQKQVVDCSHHIVMCTPLDYVDQDVDAFIESTAQARSQSVSDLEGYSKVVKNFLSYKNLEQKQQWMKDQVYIALGNLLTTCALLKIDACPMEGIIKEKYDEVLGLKEKGLTAIVACPIGYRADSDKYATAAKVRFPLEKIIEHI, from the coding sequence ATGAATATTATTGAAGCACTTAACTGGCGTTATGCAACAAAAGAATTTGATTCAACGAAGAAGGTATCTCAAAAGGATCTGGACACTATAAATGAAAGCCTACGATTAACGGCGAGCTCTTTTGGTGTACAACCGTGGAAATTTCTTGTGATAAGCAATCAGGAAGTAAAGAATTCTCTACTAGAGCATAGCTGGGGTCAAAAGCAAGTTGTTGACTGCTCTCATCATATTGTTATGTGTACTCCCCTAGACTATGTTGATCAAGATGTTGATGCTTTCATTGAATCCACTGCTCAAGCAAGATCTCAATCTGTTTCAGACCTAGAAGGTTATTCAAAAGTTGTTAAGAACTTTCTCTCGTATAAAAACCTAGAGCAGAAGCAACAATGGATGAAAGATCAAGTTTATATAGCACTTGGAAACCTACTTACAACATGTGCTCTTTTAAAAATTGATGCTTGTCCAATGGAAGGAATCATTAAAGAAAAATATGATGAAGTCCTAGGTCTTAAAGAAAAGGGACTCACAGCGATTGTTGCTTGCCCAATTGGCTATAGGGCTGACAGTGATAAGTATGCGACTGCCGCAAAAGTACGCTTTCCATTAGAAAAAATTATAGAACATATTTAA
- a CDS encoding NADH:flavin oxidoreductase/NADH oxidase family protein, translating to MKISSELALPCGVILPNRMAKSAMSENMANPKLFASERFYNAYRTWAKGGTGLCITGNVMIDSNHLGEANNIAIEKGLDNFDSLRKWSSSADGTASQIWVQLNHPGKQSPKFLNKTPVAPSAIALPAPLDNMFNTPKALDENEILDIIERFGFAAKAVKDCGFHGVQIHGAHGYLVSQFLSPAHNQRSDKWGGPLENRMLFVKEVYKSIRKSVGDDFPIGIKLNSADFSKGGFTHAESVLVAQELSELGIDLIEISGGSYEAPVMTGKSVKESTKKREAYFLDYASDIKKVIKCPLMVTGGFRTARFIREAINEGHLDIVGIGRALCLNPEFSKQVIDGEDVVSEVKPLRSASKILDSIFPLEIIWYTMQIHRMGQNKRPDSGISVYWAILHSIKEIGVESLKRVRS from the coding sequence ATGAAAATTAGCAGTGAGTTAGCTCTACCTTGTGGAGTAATACTACCAAATAGAATGGCAAAGTCAGCGATGAGTGAGAATATGGCAAACCCAAAACTCTTTGCCTCTGAGCGCTTCTATAATGCATATAGAACATGGGCCAAAGGTGGAACTGGTCTATGTATCACTGGGAATGTTATGATTGATTCTAATCATCTTGGTGAGGCCAATAATATTGCTATAGAAAAAGGGCTCGATAACTTTGATAGTCTAAGAAAATGGTCAAGCTCTGCTGATGGAACGGCCTCACAAATTTGGGTTCAATTAAATCATCCAGGGAAGCAGTCTCCAAAGTTCTTAAATAAGACACCTGTTGCTCCATCTGCCATAGCACTTCCTGCTCCTTTAGATAATATGTTTAATACACCTAAAGCGTTAGATGAGAATGAGATTTTAGATATTATAGAAAGGTTTGGATTCGCTGCAAAGGCGGTTAAAGATTGTGGCTTTCATGGAGTTCAAATTCATGGGGCCCATGGATATCTTGTGAGCCAATTTCTATCCCCCGCACATAATCAAAGAAGTGATAAGTGGGGAGGTCCGTTAGAAAATAGAATGCTATTTGTAAAAGAAGTCTATAAATCTATAAGAAAGAGCGTAGGAGATGACTTTCCAATTGGGATAAAATTAAACTCGGCCGACTTCTCTAAGGGAGGCTTTACTCATGCTGAATCAGTACTGGTTGCCCAAGAATTATCTGAATTAGGAATAGATCTAATCGAAATTTCTGGAGGTTCTTATGAAGCACCCGTTATGACTGGAAAGTCCGTTAAAGAAAGCACAAAGAAACGAGAGGCGTACTTTTTGGACTATGCGAGTGATATTAAGAAAGTGATAAAGTGTCCATTAATGGTTACGGGGGGATTTAGAACAGCTCGCTTTATAAGAGAGGCGATTAATGAAGGTCACCTTGATATTGTAGGAATAGGTAGAGCATTGTGCTTAAATCCAGAGTTTAGTAAGCAAGTAATTGATGGAGAGGATGTTGTAAGCGAGGTAAAACCGCTTAGAAGTGCTTCTAAAATTTTAGATAGTATTTTTCCTCTTGAAATCATTTGGTATACCATGCAGATTCATAGAATGGGGCAAAATAAACGCCCAGACTCTGGTATAAGCGTTTATTGGGCCATCCTTCACTCGATTAAGGAAATAGGTGTAGAGAGCCTTAAGCGAGTACGTTCATAG
- a CDS encoding GAF domain-containing sensor histidine kinase: MKYPKFINEEEYLSLHEGQSELELLKKFSSNLKLIHRLTTKNYTDLNLLIKEYLEVGVKIFSMEIGIVSKIDGEEYTICDVISPGDTLISGDKFELQGTYCREVIRSNSILGFPHVGKMDEMKSHPVYQNMKLESYLSAPIYKNNIIFGTLNFSSTSIRENGFSEYEKELISMLASSIGSFLVLKDKEEKLENAYKRIRKLTGYVAHDLRTPLGSIISIVDIFPDLDEDEKFEMLEELKKAASSGLEIVHSILEVSIVGDGKVSLDRDSFILSDIVNESIKENERRFKAASLSFVKSFDSSLVLVDKERIMQVFANLISNSLKYSKENSVVTISIKNDKGLTTFEIQNQVDEKKVSFSPRGVTESSSIGFGIEIISEILSLHSSELKIRKNEDIYIASFSLPIHHNK, from the coding sequence ATGAAATATCCTAAGTTTATAAATGAAGAAGAATACTTGTCTTTACATGAAGGTCAGTCAGAGCTTGAACTATTAAAGAAGTTTAGCTCGAATCTTAAATTGATTCATAGACTTACAACTAAGAATTACACAGATCTAAATCTACTTATTAAGGAATATTTGGAAGTAGGAGTGAAGATATTCTCAATGGAAATTGGTATTGTTTCTAAAATTGATGGTGAAGAGTATACTATTTGTGATGTTATTTCACCAGGAGACACTTTAATTAGTGGTGATAAATTTGAACTTCAGGGGACTTATTGTAGAGAAGTCATTAGGTCAAATTCTATTCTTGGTTTTCCACATGTCGGAAAAATGGATGAAATGAAAAGTCATCCTGTCTATCAAAATATGAAACTAGAGTCTTACCTGTCTGCTCCTATTTATAAAAATAATATCATCTTTGGAACTCTTAATTTTTCATCAACATCAATTAGAGAAAATGGTTTTTCTGAATACGAAAAAGAGTTGATATCTATGCTGGCGTCTTCAATAGGAAGTTTTCTTGTCTTAAAAGATAAAGAGGAGAAGCTCGAAAATGCTTATAAGAGAATTCGTAAGTTAACGGGATATGTTGCACATGATTTAAGAACACCACTGGGAAGTATTATTTCCATTGTCGATATATTTCCTGATTTAGATGAAGATGAAAAGTTTGAAATGTTGGAAGAATTAAAGAAAGCCGCGTCTTCTGGGCTTGAAATCGTCCATTCAATACTTGAGGTTTCCATCGTTGGCGATGGAAAAGTTAGTCTAGATCGCGATAGTTTTATTCTTTCTGATATTGTAAATGAAAGTATAAAAGAGAATGAAAGACGTTTCAAAGCTGCTTCATTGAGCTTTGTTAAAAGTTTTGATTCTAGTTTAGTACTAGTAGATAAAGAGAGAATTATGCAAGTTTTTGCAAACTTAATCTCTAACTCTCTGAAATACTCTAAAGAAAACTCTGTGGTGACTATTTCTATAAAGAATGATAAGGGACTTACTACCTTTGAAATTCAGAATCAAGTTGATGAGAAAAAAGTAAGTTTTAGTCCAAGAGGTGTTACTGAATCTAGCTCCATTGGTTTTGGTATCGAAATAATTTCAGAAATTCTTTCTCTTCATTCTAGTGAGCTTAAAATTCGTAAAAATGAAGATATTTATATCGCAAGCTTTAGTCTTCCCATACATCATAATAAGTAA
- a CDS encoding DMT family transporter, producing MTKIFLLITATFIWGLGFVGTRWTLTDFSPIWSNSLRFLFAGSISLILLYKNYNILKERGVIFSSILLGAGLQLQTIGIAHTTLAKSGFLTVFYAIFTPILTAILLKTKLRLAYWGLVLMAFVGIAMLCELEVTNINLGDIYILCSALLFSLHILAVDRYGQNRNAFHFNFAQCVYIGVFCTLFALLYEGSVSLAPLYSTNALKIDSSLSGFFVLSIFSSLIAFSLQVYAQQGIPPHIVSLIFLAESIFASIFGYIFFNEILTPLAMSGCFLVLLSVALVPVLTNYKKDAKKS from the coding sequence ATGACAAAAATATTTTTATTAATTACTGCTACATTTATATGGGGTTTGGGTTTTGTCGGTACACGCTGGACTCTCACTGACTTTTCCCCTATTTGGTCAAACTCATTAAGGTTTTTATTCGCCGGTTCTATTTCTTTGATTCTTCTATATAAGAACTACAATATTCTCAAAGAAAGAGGAGTTATATTTTCTTCAATTCTATTAGGAGCGGGTCTGCAATTACAGACGATAGGCATTGCTCATACTACTCTTGCCAAAAGCGGTTTTCTTACTGTTTTCTATGCCATTTTCACCCCCATACTTACGGCGATCTTACTTAAGACAAAGTTGCGTCTGGCCTATTGGGGTCTTGTCTTAATGGCATTTGTAGGTATTGCAATGCTGTGTGAACTGGAAGTAACAAATATTAATTTGGGCGATATTTATATTCTATGCTCTGCCCTTTTATTTTCACTACACATACTTGCAGTCGATAGGTATGGACAAAATAGAAATGCTTTTCACTTTAATTTTGCACAGTGTGTGTATATTGGAGTTTTTTGTACACTCTTTGCCCTTCTGTATGAAGGAAGCGTTTCTCTAGCTCCCCTATATTCTACGAATGCCCTGAAAATAGATAGCTCGCTAAGCGGCTTTTTCGTTCTGTCTATTTTCTCTTCGTTAATAGCTTTCTCTTTACAAGTTTATGCTCAACAAGGGATTCCACCACATATTGTTAGTCTAATCTTTTTGGCCGAATCAATATTTGCTTCCATATTTGGATACATATTCTTTAACGAGATTCTTACACCACTCGCGATGAGTGGATGTTTTCTTGTTTTATTAAGCGTTGCTCTCGTCCCCGTTCTAACTAATTACAAAAAAGATGCTAAAAAATCGTAA
- a CDS encoding flavin reductase family protein: protein MEKKCNVAKKSIQFQLFSQRQRINFINSILGIKPCSLIGTINSTKKTNLSIVNSTFHLGANPSLVGLIIRPDISPRHTLENIRDIKKFTINHVNSDIYQKAHQTSARYSADTSEFEATGLTEMYHEDFIAPFVSESNIQLAMNFVREISITENATHLIIAEIESVYMKEDYLGEDKYANLEKADTICTSGLETYHSISLLQRLPYAKVPSS, encoded by the coding sequence GTGGAAAAAAAGTGTAACGTTGCAAAAAAGTCCATACAATTTCAACTATTTAGTCAAAGACAGAGAATAAATTTTATTAATTCTATACTTGGAATTAAGCCATGCAGCCTTATTGGAACCATAAACAGCACCAAAAAGACTAATCTATCTATTGTAAACTCAACCTTCCATCTGGGTGCCAATCCATCATTAGTTGGACTCATAATACGACCGGATATATCCCCTAGGCATACCCTTGAGAATATAAGGGATATTAAGAAATTTACAATTAATCATGTTAATAGCGATATTTATCAAAAGGCCCACCAAACCAGTGCACGCTATAGTGCTGACACATCGGAGTTCGAAGCAACAGGTCTTACAGAAATGTATCATGAAGACTTCATCGCCCCATTTGTCAGCGAGTCTAATATTCAACTTGCAATGAATTTCGTTAGAGAAATTTCTATCACAGAAAATGCAACCCATTTAATCATCGCAGAAATTGAATCTGTTTATATGAAAGAAGATTATTTAGGAGAAGATAAATACGCAAATCTTGAAAAAGCAGATACCATTTGCACAAGTGGCCTCGAGACATATCACTCAATTAGTCTCCTACAAAGACTTCCATACGCAAAAGTTCCTAGCTCTTAA
- a CDS encoding MerR family transcriptional regulator, protein MKKNIGIKVLSNACGVQPHSIRTWEARYNIFKPERTDGGQRLYSEEDLQKGKLISTLLNDGHAISKIANLSISDLNKLVKTEPSNKVRENLHTNISIAQLFKYLSSYNIDDVAKEIQYLRMNSSAKEFVFSVVLPVMQEIGTKVALGNYSVTQEHIISTIVRDQLGQLTIPNIGDMNRKIALATPDGNLHELSILIADIVCRSNRISTSYLGASHPAECLGEALNALKVSTVVMGVVSSDKWNYDKNIVKYLKDLDKHLKSKVEVVLGGGHEKDFPNFKNITNVRVVPDFETFDELLANYKIGN, encoded by the coding sequence ATGAAGAAAAATATAGGTATTAAGGTTTTGTCGAATGCTTGTGGCGTTCAGCCACATTCTATTAGAACTTGGGAGGCCCGTTACAATATATTTAAACCTGAGAGAACTGATGGCGGACAGAGATTATATAGTGAAGAGGACCTGCAAAAAGGAAAACTAATCTCTACTTTACTTAATGACGGTCATGCTATTTCTAAAATAGCGAACCTCAGTATCAGTGATCTTAATAAGCTTGTTAAGACAGAACCATCGAATAAAGTTAGAGAAAATCTGCACACTAACATAAGTATCGCTCAGCTTTTTAAATATTTATCTAGTTATAATATAGATGATGTTGCTAAAGAAATTCAGTATTTGAGAATGAACTCTAGTGCGAAAGAGTTTGTTTTTAGTGTTGTTCTACCAGTTATGCAAGAGATTGGTACAAAGGTCGCTTTAGGCAATTATTCTGTGACGCAAGAACATATTATCTCAACGATTGTCAGAGACCAGCTTGGACAACTTACAATACCAAATATTGGAGATATGAATAGAAAGATTGCACTTGCTACACCTGATGGAAATTTACATGAATTGTCTATCTTGATCGCAGACATTGTATGTCGATCTAATCGAATATCTACAAGCTACCTTGGTGCTTCTCACCCGGCCGAGTGTTTGGGAGAAGCATTAAATGCACTTAAGGTTTCAACCGTTGTAATGGGAGTCGTGTCTTCAGATAAGTGGAATTATGACAAGAATATTGTGAAGTATTTAAAAGACCTAGATAAGCATTTAAAAAGTAAGGTTGAAGTTGTGTTAGGTGGTGGTCATGAGAAAGACTTTCCTAATTTTAAAAATATAACAAACGTAAGGGTTGTTCCCGACTTTGAAACCTTTGATGAACTATTAGCTAATTACAAAATTGGTAACTAA
- a CDS encoding NAD(P)/FAD-dependent oxidoreductase, whose protein sequence is MKKIAVIGAGITGISSCYYLIKKGYDVTLLESSNYFGGHTNTIDISFENKTIPIDTGFLVHNDRTYPNLIDFFNELNINVHPSDMTFSVKRVSENIVWAGTNLLTVFAQLKNLFSYRFYKFLFEVLRFNKNSKRYLDYCTDDLDITLGDLLSRESYSDDFKRWYLLPMGGCIWSTPTDEMLKFPAKTFLVFCMNHGLLQIFNRPQWKTVLGGCRNYVAKALERLDKKYLNVEIKSIESINGKVRIVSNRKIEHFDYCIVCTHPPQALEIVKFANDEIKKNLESFKYQPNKAVVHYDSSILPKNKRAWAAWNYSSVLDKDGADNVSVSYLINKLQPLPTLQPIIVSLNPVDVIDPKKVFKEIQYEHPLFDTHAVSSQKRIDELNGEGGIYFAGAWMRYGFHEDGILSAKKVVRQILKSDNISETIEIL, encoded by the coding sequence ATGAAAAAGATAGCAGTTATAGGCGCAGGCATTACAGGTATATCTTCTTGCTATTATTTAATTAAGAAGGGATACGATGTAACACTTCTAGAGTCGAGTAATTACTTTGGAGGTCACACAAATACTATAGATATAAGCTTTGAGAATAAAACTATTCCAATTGATACAGGATTTCTAGTACATAATGATAGAACATATCCTAACTTAATTGATTTCTTTAATGAGCTAAATATTAATGTCCACCCAAGTGACATGACCTTCTCTGTAAAGAGGGTTTCTGAAAATATTGTTTGGGCGGGGACAAATTTGCTAACAGTATTTGCCCAGCTCAAAAATCTTTTTAGCTATAGGTTCTATAAGTTCTTATTTGAGGTATTGAGATTTAATAAAAACTCAAAGCGCTATCTGGATTATTGTACAGATGACTTAGATATCACTCTTGGAGATCTTCTCTCTAGGGAAAGCTACAGCGATGATTTTAAAAGATGGTATTTACTACCGATGGGAGGTTGTATTTGGTCAACTCCGACAGATGAAATGCTCAAGTTCCCTGCTAAAACATTTTTAGTTTTTTGCATGAATCATGGTCTCTTGCAAATATTTAATCGTCCTCAATGGAAGACTGTCCTTGGTGGTTGTCGCAATTATGTAGCTAAGGCACTCGAGAGATTGGATAAGAAATATTTAAACGTAGAGATAAAGTCAATTGAGTCTATTAATGGAAAAGTTCGAATAGTATCGAATAGAAAAATAGAGCATTTTGATTACTGTATCGTTTGTACACATCCTCCTCAGGCACTAGAAATAGTAAAGTTCGCTAATGATGAAATTAAGAAGAATTTAGAGAGTTTTAAGTACCAGCCAAATAAAGCTGTAGTTCATTATGATTCGTCAATATTGCCTAAAAATAAAAGAGCTTGGGCAGCATGGAATTACTCTTCAGTTTTAGATAAGGATGGAGCAGATAATGTTTCTGTAAGTTATTTGATTAATAAATTGCAGCCCCTTCCTACTTTACAACCAATTATCGTGTCTCTTAATCCTGTTGATGTAATAGATCCTAAAAAAGTTTTTAAAGAAATTCAATATGAACACCCGCTTTTTGATACTCATGCAGTTAGTTCACAAAAAAGGATAGATGAGCTAAATGGCGAGGGTGGAATTTATTTTGCTGGTGCCTGGATGAGGTACGGGTTTCACGAAGATGGTATTTTAAGTGCCAAGAAAGTGGTTAGACAGATTTTAAAATCTGACAATATTTCCGAGACTATCGAGATCTTATGA
- a CDS encoding DUF1365 domain-containing protein → MRKLFVADIYHKRFLPKVNEFHYGGFYIKFDLDQVDSLRNTIFSLNKFNFFSFYSKDHGSGDDESLRDWALGILSKSGIRSFKGKIVLQTFPRVLGHVFNPVSFWFCYQQDQVVAVICEVNNTFGQRHCYVVKHGKKGVLPKEFHVSPFYDVCGNYEFTFEEDSVVIKLFDNKVEQIVTSIKGRELEWTVGNFLSLWIKYPVYSIMILYRIHYQALKLFLKKIKYFTKPKQKDKEVTYEFES, encoded by the coding sequence ATGAGGAAGTTATTTGTAGCCGATATTTATCATAAGAGATTCTTACCAAAGGTAAATGAATTTCACTATGGCGGATTCTACATTAAATTTGACTTAGATCAAGTGGACTCATTAAGAAATACAATTTTTAGCTTAAATAAGTTTAATTTTTTTTCTTTCTACAGTAAGGATCATGGATCAGGAGATGATGAATCATTACGAGATTGGGCCTTAGGGATTTTGTCCAAATCAGGAATTCGTAGCTTTAAAGGTAAAATCGTTTTACAAACTTTCCCTCGCGTTCTTGGTCATGTATTTAATCCCGTTAGTTTTTGGTTTTGTTATCAGCAAGATCAGGTCGTTGCAGTTATTTGTGAAGTTAATAATACTTTTGGACAGAGACATTGCTATGTTGTTAAACATGGGAAAAAGGGAGTACTTCCAAAAGAGTTTCATGTCTCACCATTTTATGATGTCTGTGGTAATTACGAATTTACCTTTGAGGAAGATTCTGTTGTTATCAAATTATTTGATAATAAAGTAGAGCAAATTGTGACATCAATAAAGGGGCGAGAATTAGAGTGGACGGTAGGTAATTTTCTTTCTTTATGGATAAAGTACCCTGTCTATTCAATTATGATTTTATATAGAATTCATTATCAAGCACTAAAATTATTTCTAAAAAAAATAAAGTATTTTACTAAGCCTAAGCAAAAAGACAAAGAGGTTACTTATGAATTCGAAAGTTGA
- a CDS encoding cyclopropane-fatty-acyl-phospholipid synthase family protein, protein MNSKVEINADSEHIPYWGKLFLRAISRIDYGVASVTLPNGSAMDFRGSKGDGTHAHIEIYDWKFCEFLFTKGDIGLGEAYIEGLWASRDISKLIEFGIENGHALERVIKGSIFKIFFYRIKHLLNRNTLEGSRKNIYAHYDLGNDFYSRWLDRSMTYSSALFRENEDLYTAQQNKYENIFNNLNVKRGDHILEIGCGWGGFAEFACSRGVKVTGVTISKAQYDYACERLVSYGEMANIELVDYRKLEGKFDHIVSIEMFEALGQEYWKTYFKKLDDLLSPNGTAIIQSITINNADFNSYRKGTDFIQQYIFPGGMLPSVEVFEKTASKRNLIVTDRLDFGESYARTLNEWEKEFTKLYPDIHSLGFDHSFYRTWEFYLKYCEGGFRAGKIGVSQFTLSKASL, encoded by the coding sequence ATGAATTCGAAAGTTGAGATAAACGCAGATTCTGAACATATACCGTACTGGGGAAAGCTTTTTTTAAGAGCGATTTCACGAATTGATTATGGCGTTGCAAGTGTCACTCTTCCCAATGGAAGTGCTATGGACTTTAGAGGAAGCAAGGGAGATGGGACTCATGCTCATATTGAAATATACGACTGGAAGTTTTGCGAGTTTCTTTTTACTAAAGGTGATATCGGTTTAGGTGAAGCATATATAGAAGGATTATGGGCATCTAGAGATATTTCTAAACTTATTGAATTTGGAATTGAGAATGGGCACGCCCTTGAAAGGGTAATAAAGGGTTCAATATTTAAGATTTTTTTCTACAGAATTAAGCATTTACTAAATAGAAATACTCTTGAAGGGAGTCGGAAGAATATTTATGCTCATTACGATTTAGGTAATGATTTTTACTCAAGATGGTTGGATCGTTCAATGACTTACTCTAGTGCTCTTTTTCGTGAAAATGAGGACCTCTATACTGCACAGCAGAATAAATATGAAAATATTTTTAATAACCTAAATGTCAAAAGAGGTGATCATATACTTGAGATTGGTTGTGGATGGGGTGGCTTTGCAGAATTTGCTTGCTCAAGAGGAGTTAAGGTTACGGGGGTGACGATTTCTAAGGCACAGTATGATTATGCTTGTGAAAGACTTGTTTCGTACGGGGAAATGGCAAATATTGAGCTTGTCGATTATAGAAAACTAGAAGGGAAGTTCGATCATATCGTATCGATTGAAATGTTTGAGGCCTTAGGGCAGGAGTATTGGAAAACATACTTTAAAAAACTTGATGATCTTTTAAGCCCTAATGGGACTGCAATAATACAAAGTATAACAATTAATAATGCTGACTTTAATTCATATAGAAAGGGAACTGATTTTATTCAACAATATATATTCCCTGGAGGTATGTTACCATCAGTTGAAGTTTTTGAAAAAACAGCTTCAAAGAGAAATCTTATTGTGACTGATCGTCTAGACTTTGGCGAAAGTTACGCTAGAACACTTAATGAATGGGAAAAAGAGTTTACGAAGCTTTATCCAGATATTCATTCTTTAGGTTTTGATCATTCTTTCTATAGAACTTGGGAGTTTTACTTAAAATATTGTGAAGGTGGGTTTAGAGCTGGAAAGATAGGCGTGTCTCAATTTACGTTGTCAAAGGCCTCGCTATGA